The following are encoded in a window of Thamnophis elegans isolate rThaEle1 chromosome 14, rThaEle1.pri, whole genome shotgun sequence genomic DNA:
- the GDE1 gene encoding glycerophosphodiester phosphodiesterase 1 isoform X2: MFCYSEGLLVAFSTVLLAALVMSRSAALACALSGGFYLALRLFSLEPVAPQRAQQVVQPRGNPARIAHRGGGYDAPENTLAAIRQAAENGATGVELDLEFTADGVPILMHDETVDRTTDGSGSLNKLTFAEIRQFNPAAKHRLWRDYRGERIPTLKEAVLESLHHDLIIYFDVKGHANKMKQADRNVITALTHRPWSISHYGDGKPRFSVYWKHYLSMTLDVIMDWSMHNFLWHFCGVSVFLMQKNYVSQEYINRWSSKGVHVVVWTVNTLAEKMYYENVLQTSYMTDSLLEDCDPHY, translated from the exons ATGTTTTGCTACTCTGAGGGGCTGCTGGTGGCCTTCTCGACGGTGTTGCTGGCGGCGCTGGTGATGAGCCGGAGCGCCGCGCTGGCCTGCGCTCTGTCGGGCGGCTTCTACCTGGCGCTGCGCCTCTTCAGCCTGGAGCCCGTCGCCCCGCAGCGCGCCCAGCAGGTGGTGCAGCCCCGCGGGAACCCCGCCCGCATCGCCCACCGCGGTGGCGGCTACGACGCGCCCGAGAACACGCTGGCCGCCATCCGGCAG GCAGCTGAGAATGGAGCCACAGGAGTGGAACTGGACCTTGAATTCACAGCAGATGGGGTTCCTATCCTGATGCACGATGAAACGGTGGACAGGACCACCGATGGCTCTGGAAGTTTAAATAAATTGACGTTTGCCGAAATTCGACAGTTTAATCCAGCTGCTAAACATAGATTATG gaGGGATTATCGTGGGGAAAGAATACCAACCCTAAAAGAAGCAGTTTTGGAAAGTTTGCATCACGACCTCATCATCTACTTTGATGTCAAGGGACATGCCAATAAG ATGAAACAAGCTGACCGCAATGTCATAACAGCTCTGACCCACCGACCTTGGAGCATCAGTCACTATGGGGATGGGAAGCCCCGCTTTTCTGTTTATTGGAAACACTATTTGTCTATGACCCTCGACGTTATCATGGACTGGAGCATGCACAACTTCCTGTGGCATTTCTGTGGCGTTTCTGTTTTCCTGATGCAGAAAAATTACGTTTCACA GGAGTACATAAATCGTTGGTCCTCTAAAGGGGTTCACGTTGTTGTTTGGACCGTCAACACGCTTGCCGAAAAAATGTATTATGAAAATGTTCTTCAGACCAGCTACATGACCGACAGTTTACTAGAGGATTGCGACCCTCACTACTAG
- the GDE1 gene encoding glycerophosphodiester phosphodiesterase 1 isoform X1, producing the protein MFCYSEGLLVAFSTVLLAALVMSRSAALACALSGGFYLALRLFSLEPVAPQRAQQVVQPRGNPARIAHRGGGYDAPENTLAAIRQAAENGATGVELDLEFTADGVPILMHDETVDRTTDGSGSLNKLTFAEIRQFNPAAKHRLWRDYRGERIPTLKEAVLESLHHDLIIYFDVKGHANKAVRVLSELYLEYPQLYNTSVVCSFMPDIVYKMKQADRNVITALTHRPWSISHYGDGKPRFSVYWKHYLSMTLDVIMDWSMHNFLWHFCGVSVFLMQKNYVSQEYINRWSSKGVHVVVWTVNTLAEKMYYENVLQTSYMTDSLLEDCDPHY; encoded by the exons ATGTTTTGCTACTCTGAGGGGCTGCTGGTGGCCTTCTCGACGGTGTTGCTGGCGGCGCTGGTGATGAGCCGGAGCGCCGCGCTGGCCTGCGCTCTGTCGGGCGGCTTCTACCTGGCGCTGCGCCTCTTCAGCCTGGAGCCCGTCGCCCCGCAGCGCGCCCAGCAGGTGGTGCAGCCCCGCGGGAACCCCGCCCGCATCGCCCACCGCGGTGGCGGCTACGACGCGCCCGAGAACACGCTGGCCGCCATCCGGCAG GCAGCTGAGAATGGAGCCACAGGAGTGGAACTGGACCTTGAATTCACAGCAGATGGGGTTCCTATCCTGATGCACGATGAAACGGTGGACAGGACCACCGATGGCTCTGGAAGTTTAAATAAATTGACGTTTGCCGAAATTCGACAGTTTAATCCAGCTGCTAAACATAGATTATG gaGGGATTATCGTGGGGAAAGAATACCAACCCTAAAAGAAGCAGTTTTGGAAAGTTTGCATCACGACCTCATCATCTACTTTGATGTCAAGGGACATGCCAATAAG GCGGTTAGAGTCCTGTCAGAGCTCTACCTAGAATATCCACAGCTGTACAACACCAGTGTGGTTTGCTCATTTATGCCAGATATTGTCTATAAG ATGAAACAAGCTGACCGCAATGTCATAACAGCTCTGACCCACCGACCTTGGAGCATCAGTCACTATGGGGATGGGAAGCCCCGCTTTTCTGTTTATTGGAAACACTATTTGTCTATGACCCTCGACGTTATCATGGACTGGAGCATGCACAACTTCCTGTGGCATTTCTGTGGCGTTTCTGTTTTCCTGATGCAGAAAAATTACGTTTCACA GGAGTACATAAATCGTTGGTCCTCTAAAGGGGTTCACGTTGTTGTTTGGACCGTCAACACGCTTGCCGAAAAAATGTATTATGAAAATGTTCTTCAGACCAGCTACATGACCGACAGTTTACTAGAGGATTGCGACCCTCACTACTAG